In Clostridium ljungdahlii DSM 13528, the genomic window AACATCCTTGTATATGTCTTTTAAAGGATCTATCCAATCTTCTGGATATACATCTAAAATTTCCATACCTACTTTTGGGGTATTTCCTGTATCTCCATCAAAAGTATAAAATGGTAATACTGATTCTCCTCCTAATTTTAATGCTTTTTCTCCTGTTCCAATTTCAACTTCACCAATTTTGCCTGAAAATTTTTGTGTTGGTTTTTTGAACATAATGTATGCCTCCTTAATTTAATTTTCAAATTGAATTTTTGATAGTATTTCATTCAATGCTTTTCTGCATGAAGAATCCTCTGGCAGCTCTACTAATGCTTTTCCATCTGAATCAAATTGATAGACCATTTGGTCCATCGGCACAACTCCTACTAAATCCAGTTCTTGCTTTTTTATTTCTTCTTTTATTCCTGAATTCAATTTACCTTCTGGAGCTCTATTTACGATAAGAAAGATTTGGCCAACTTTTAACTTTAATTCAGCAACTAACTGCTTTATTCTTCCAACAGCCTGTATACCTCTTCTGGAACAATCGCTTATCAGAAATAGAGTATCAATAGGATCTATAAGTTTTCTACTTAAGTGTTCCATTCCCGCTTCATTATCAACTACTATGTAATCATAATTACCAGAAAGTGAATCCACTTGTGCTTTAAGTATTCCATTAACATAACAATAACATCCTGGTCCCTGGGATCTTCCCATAACAATAAGGTCATAACCGTCTCCTTCAGTTACTGATGCATTTAATTTATACTTTAAATAATCTGCTTTCATCATACCTCCAGGAAAATTATCCCCTGCAAGTGATCTTTTATTTACATCTTCTTTTATTTGTCCAATAGTCTCTTCAATTTCTGTTCCAAGTACTTCATTTAAATTAGCATTTGCATCAGCATCTACTGCTAAAATAGGTCCTGAACCTTTTTTTATTAAATAATCTATTAAAAGACCTGTCAAAGTAGTTTTACCGGTACCACCCTTACCTGCTACAGCTATTTTATATCCCATAGTACAACCTCCTTATATTGCTGTGTTTCAGATTACTTATAAAAAGCCTATTATAAATTTTATGCCTCTTATGTAGAAAACATCTTTAATTATATATTACATGTATAGGGCACGATAGCCCTATACACATTAAACAATTTAATCAACAGAATGAACACATTGTTTGTGTACATCATGAAGAGCTTCCATCATTGCCTCAGATAAAGTTGGATGTGGATGAATAACTTCACCAACTCGTTCTGCTGTTAAACCAAGCTCACAAGCAACACCTAGTTCTGAAATCATATCTGTTGCTCTATCACCTACAATAGCAGCTCCAATTATTACGTCCTTTTCGTCTGTAATAATCTTTACAAATCCTTGTAATTTACCCATAGCTTGAGCTTTTCCAAGTCCTCTAAAGTCAAATTTTCCAACCTTGTACTGGATTCCTGCTTTTTCAGCATCTTTTTCTTTCATACCTACAGAAGCTATTTCTGGTTCTACAAATGTACAACCAGGTACTGCTTTGTAACTCATCTTCTTCTTTTTATCTAAAACTGCATTTTGAACAGCTACAATACCTTCTCTTTCAGCTACATGTGCAAGAGCAGCAGTAGGAATTAAATCACCTATTGCATAAACTCCCTCTACATTAGTTTCTAAATATTCATTTACAATTATTCTTCCTTTTTGATCTTTTTCAATACCTATATCATCCAAACCTAAACCTTCAGCATAAGCTCTTCTTCCAACTGCTATAAGAAGTGTTTCAGCCTCTAAAACTTTTCCGCTTCCCAATGTAGCAGTTACCGTATCACCTTTAACTTCTACACTAGTTATACCATCACCTACAAAGTATTTAATCTTATGCTGTTTGAAAATTCTCTGAAGTTGTTTTGCAACATCTTCATCTTCAAGTGGTGCAAGATGTGGAAGAGCTTCAACTACCTTAACTTCTACTCCCATACTATTCAGGAAGAATCCTATTTCACATCCTATAGGACCTCCACCAACTAGTATCATTGACTTTGGAAGTTTCTCTAAATTCAAAACTTCATCTGAAGTTATAACCTTTTTACCATCATACTTGAATACTCCAGGTGTAACAGGTACAGAACCAGTAGCAAGTATAATTTTATCTGCCGTTATGGATTCTTTAGATCCATCCTGCTTTGTAACCTCTACCTCTTTATTGCTTATAAGTTTTCC contains:
- a CDS encoding AAA family ATPase codes for the protein MGYKIAVAGKGGTGKTTLTGLLIDYLIKKGSGPILAVDADANANLNEVLGTEIEETIGQIKEDVNKRSLAGDNFPGGMMKADYLKYKLNASVTEGDGYDLIVMGRSQGPGCYCYVNGILKAQVDSLSGNYDYIVVDNEAGMEHLSRKLIDPIDTLFLISDCSRRGIQAVGRIKQLVAELKLKVGQIFLIVNRAPEGKLNSGIKEEIKKQELDLVGVVPMDQMVYQFDSDGKALVELPEDSSCRKALNEILSKIQFEN
- the lpdA gene encoding dihydrolipoyl dehydrogenase; protein product: MKLVVIGGGPGGYVAALQAAILGADVTVVEKKAVGGTCLNVGCIPTKALLASTDVLSVIKGASKFGINVEGEAKPDFDAIMKRKDKVVDQLVKGIEYMFEHRGVKLIRGTGKLISNKEVEVTKQDGSKESITADKIILATGSVPVTPGVFKYDGKKVITSDEVLNLEKLPKSMILVGGGPIGCEIGFFLNSMGVEVKVVEALPHLAPLEDEDVAKQLQRIFKQHKIKYFVGDGITSVEVKGDTVTATLGSGKVLEAETLLIAVGRRAYAEGLGLDDIGIEKDQKGRIIVNEYLETNVEGVYAIGDLIPTAALAHVAEREGIVAVQNAVLDKKKKMSYKAVPGCTFVEPEIASVGMKEKDAEKAGIQYKVGKFDFRGLGKAQAMGKLQGFVKIITDEKDVIIGAAIVGDRATDMISELGVACELGLTAERVGEVIHPHPTLSEAMMEALHDVHKQCVHSVD